A genomic region of Exiguobacterium sp. Helios contains the following coding sequences:
- a CDS encoding YajQ family cyclic di-GMP-binding protein, translating to MAAKDNSFDIVSQINIEEVKNAMQVALKEITNRFDFKGSKSDMKLEKEDLILISDDNFKLDQVKDVLTAKLIKREVPTKNLQYEKVEQAAGNTVRQRVILKSGIDRDDAKKINNAVKESKLKVKTQIQDDQIRVTGKSRDDLQQVMQIVRELPLSVDVQFLNFR from the coding sequence ATGGCAGCAAAAGACAATTCATTTGATATCGTGTCACAAATCAACATCGAGGAAGTCAAAAACGCGATGCAGGTCGCTTTAAAGGAAATCACGAACCGCTTTGATTTCAAAGGATCAAAAAGCGACATGAAACTCGAGAAAGAAGATTTGATTCTGATTTCAGATGATAATTTTAAACTCGATCAAGTCAAAGATGTCCTGACAGCGAAACTCATCAAGCGCGAAGTCCCGACGAAAAACCTGCAATACGAAAAAGTCGAGCAGGCAGCCGGAAACACGGTCCGTCAACGCGTCATTCTCAAAAGCGGCATCGATCGTGATGATGCTAAAAAAATCAACAATGCCGTCAAGGAATCCAAACTCAAAGTCAAAACTCAGATTCAAGACGATCAAATCCGTGTCACAGGCAAATCGCGCGATGACTTGCAACAAGTCATGCAAATCGTCCGCGAATTACCATTATCGGTCGACGTCCAGTTCCTCAATTTCCGTTAA